The genomic stretch GAACGATTGGTTATTTTAGCTGATAGTGACACACTCGGCATGGAGAATTTACCTCACAACTTACTGCATTCCGTATTGTCAACAGAACAATCCGTTCAGTTTAGCAAGGAAGATCGCTTGTCAACTGTGACAACAACAGTAGAACGGGACGTTATTGCGAGAGTATTAGAAGAAGTTCATTATAATAAGGCCAGTGCAGCCAAGCAACTGGGGATTCCCCGGAGCACTCTTTATTATAAAATGGAACGATTAGGCCTTCGCTGTCAGTAAATTGACGGGAGTGTCAGAAATTAGACGGTTTGTTAGGCGGTTTTTAATAACCTTTTCTTGACTCTTATCCTTTGATAACGGGCGAAACGGACTGTGTGACTATATTTAATCTCATTTTACAAATTAATTTTAAAAATTGGCACGTTCCTTGCATTAGTATGAGTCAGGAGGTGTTTAGCTTGAGAATAGTCAATCATCCAATATTGACCTTTCCGCAACAAGAGAAGGTAAGCTTTACTTTAAACGGCCAGGACATGGAAGGGGTAGCGGGTGAACCGATTGCGGCGGCACTTCATGCGGCAGATGTGAAAGTTTTGAGTCATAGTCATAGTGCGCATCGTCCGCGCGGTATTTTTTGTGCCATTGGCAATTGTTCATCCTGTTTGATGACAGTAGACGGTATTCCAAATGTACGAGTATGTGTGGAGCCCCTTCGTGCTGGTATGGCAGTTGAAACCCAGGTAGGAAAGGGGAAAATCTTATGATAGCAGCGGAAATTTTGGTTATTGGTGCCGGTCCGGCTGGTTTGATGGCGGCGATTGAGGCAGCCAAGGCTGGAACTAAGGTATTGCTTGCTGAACGTTCTGACCATTTCGGTGGCCAACTCATTAAACAAACGCATAAGTTTTTTGGCTCAAAAGCCGAATTTGCTGGCGAAAGAGGCATAAATATTGCTGAAAAATTGCTGAAATGGAGTGAAGAACTCCCGAATATTACGCTGTGGAAAAATGCGGTCATTCTTGGCATTTATCCCGATGGAGTTGTTACTCTTTCTCATGATGGTAAATTCCAGACAGTAAAA from Pelorhabdus rhamnosifermentans encodes the following:
- a CDS encoding (2Fe-2S)-binding protein, with amino-acid sequence MFSLRIVNHPILTFPQQEKVSFTLNGQDMEGVAGEPIAAALHAADVKVLSHSHSAHRPRGIFCAIGNCSSCLMTVDGIPNVRVCVEPLRAGMAVETQVGKGKIL